From one Catenuloplanes nepalensis genomic stretch:
- a CDS encoding exodeoxyribonuclease VII small subunit — MTTEQKTPQKMSYEQAREELGRVVERLEAGGTSLEESLALWERGEELAALCQRWLDGARAKLDAAREARPQ, encoded by the coding sequence ATGACGACCGAGCAGAAGACGCCGCAGAAGATGAGCTACGAGCAGGCGCGCGAGGAGCTGGGCCGCGTCGTCGAGCGGCTGGAGGCCGGCGGCACGTCGCTGGAGGAGTCGCTGGCGCTCTGGGAGCGCGGCGAGGAGTTGGCCGCGCTCTGCCAGCGCTGGCTCGACGGTGCCCGCGCCAAGCTCGACGCCGCCCGCGAGGCCCGACCGCAGTGA
- a CDS encoding DUF4245 domain-containing protein, translating to MDADQNSSSPAEPAPAPAAAAAPAAAPAAVAPAAPAARRERNWKDMVLSLAAIMVPLALMVGYYQFFLDGADPIARDTAPSIQSARASGAFPVLAPAGLSEDWSPTTSSFGTVEGGKSLRIGYVSPSGGAVLLVESSVPAEVLLPAELTTSARPGEQLTIDGQQWQSYSARAAETALVLLTPDRTIVIVGTAEDAELRELADSLA from the coding sequence GTGGACGCGGACCAGAACAGCTCCTCCCCGGCGGAACCGGCTCCTGCTCCGGCCGCGGCTGCGGCTCCGGCCGCGGCTCCGGCTGCGGTGGCTCCGGCGGCTCCGGCCGCTCGGCGTGAGCGGAACTGGAAGGACATGGTGCTGTCGCTGGCGGCGATCATGGTGCCGCTCGCGCTGATGGTCGGCTACTACCAGTTCTTCCTGGACGGCGCGGACCCGATCGCGCGGGACACGGCGCCGTCCATCCAGTCCGCCCGCGCGTCCGGCGCGTTCCCGGTCCTGGCACCGGCCGGCCTGAGCGAGGACTGGAGCCCGACCACCTCCAGCTTCGGCACGGTCGAGGGCGGAAAATCACTGCGCATCGGGTACGTCAGCCCGTCCGGCGGCGCGGTCCTGCTGGTCGAGTCGTCCGTCCCGGCGGAGGTGCTGCTCCCGGCGGAGCTGACCACCAGCGCCCGCCCCGGCGAGCAGCTGACGATCGACGGGCAGCAATGGCAGTCCTACTCGGCCCGCGCGGCCGAGACCGCGCTGGTGCTGCTCACCCCGGACCGCACCATTGTGATCGTCGGCACAGCCGAGGACGCCGAGCTGCGCGAACTGGCCGACAGCCTGGCCTGA
- the glpX gene encoding class II fructose-bisphosphatase yields the protein MTANIPQDLDRNLALELVRVTEAAAMAAGRWVGKGDKEGGDGAAVDAMRKLINSISMRGVVVIGEGEKDNAPMLYNGEIVGDQSGPEVDVAVDPIDGTTLMAKGMPGSIAVLAAAQRGAMFDPSAVFYMEKLAVGPEYAAVIDIEAGVQENLRRIAKVKGGGVSDVTVCILDRPRHADLVREVRDAGARIRFISDGDIAGAIAAARENAEVDVLMGIGGTPEGITAACALKCMGGEIQAKLWPQDQAEREKALAAGHDLDRVLTTDDLVTGDNCFFVATGVTSGDLLKGVRYRSGGAYTQSIVMRSKSGTIRTIDSFHRLEKLSHYSSIDFNGQIPLND from the coding sequence ATGACCGCCAACATTCCCCAGGACCTCGACCGCAACCTGGCGCTCGAACTGGTCCGCGTGACCGAGGCCGCCGCGATGGCCGCCGGCCGGTGGGTCGGTAAGGGCGACAAGGAGGGCGGGGACGGCGCGGCCGTCGACGCCATGCGCAAACTGATCAACTCCATCTCGATGCGCGGGGTGGTGGTGATCGGCGAGGGCGAGAAGGACAACGCCCCGATGCTCTACAACGGCGAGATCGTGGGTGACCAGTCCGGCCCGGAGGTGGACGTCGCGGTCGACCCGATCGACGGCACGACGCTGATGGCCAAGGGCATGCCCGGCTCGATCGCGGTGCTCGCGGCCGCGCAGCGCGGCGCCATGTTCGACCCGAGCGCGGTCTTCTACATGGAGAAGCTCGCGGTCGGCCCGGAGTACGCCGCGGTGATCGACATCGAGGCCGGCGTGCAGGAGAACCTGCGCCGGATCGCGAAGGTCAAGGGCGGCGGCGTCTCCGACGTCACGGTCTGCATCCTGGATCGGCCCCGGCACGCCGACCTGGTTCGCGAGGTCCGCGACGCGGGCGCCCGGATCAGGTTCATCTCGGACGGTGACATCGCCGGCGCGATCGCCGCGGCCCGGGAGAACGCCGAGGTCGACGTGCTGATGGGCATCGGGGGTACACCGGAGGGCATCACCGCGGCCTGCGCGCTGAAGTGCATGGGCGGCGAGATCCAGGCGAAGCTGTGGCCGCAGGATCAGGCCGAGCGGGAGAAGGCGCTGGCCGCCGGCCACGACCTGGACCGCGTACTGACCACGGACGACCTGGTCACCGGCGACAACTGCTTCTTCGTCGCGACCGGCGTGACCAGCGGTGACCTGCTCAAGGGCGTGCGCTACCGGTCCGGTGGCGCGTACACCCAGTCGATCGTGATGCGGTCGAAGAGCGGCACGATCCGCACGATCGACTCGTTCCACCGCCTGGAGAAGCTGTCCCACTACTCCTCGATCGACTTCAACGGCCAGATCCCGCTGAACGACTGA
- a CDS encoding GntR family transcriptional regulator has translation METRERREPKYLTIAADLAARIRAGEYAPGSALPPQRELSAAYGVTLATLRAALARLESDGLLSQQAGRGTFVAEPAAAYQLDSLRSLADDLREQGHVVGTDVIGIGARRAPAWATDALGLPAGERITRVERVRLIAGRPALHQVSWVRAPYGAALLDVDFARTSLYHALAEQGVVVHRARERLRPALLDAPIATLLRQPAGTPVFLSDRVTFGLDDTPVVMDRATILGTVMEIRAERAASGLSLRWHA, from the coding sequence GTGGAGACGCGGGAGCGGCGCGAGCCGAAGTATCTGACGATCGCGGCCGACCTGGCCGCGCGGATCCGGGCGGGGGAGTACGCGCCCGGATCCGCGCTCCCGCCGCAGCGCGAGCTGAGCGCGGCCTACGGCGTCACGCTCGCCACGCTCCGCGCCGCGCTGGCCCGGCTGGAGTCGGACGGGCTGCTCAGCCAGCAGGCCGGGCGCGGCACGTTCGTGGCCGAGCCGGCCGCGGCGTACCAGCTGGACTCGCTGCGCAGCCTCGCGGACGACCTGCGCGAGCAGGGGCACGTGGTCGGCACCGACGTGATCGGCATCGGCGCGCGCCGGGCGCCGGCCTGGGCCACGGACGCGCTCGGGCTGCCGGCCGGCGAGCGGATCACCCGGGTGGAACGGGTCCGGCTGATCGCCGGTCGTCCCGCGCTGCACCAGGTGTCCTGGGTGCGCGCGCCGTACGGCGCCGCGCTGCTCGACGTCGACTTCGCCCGGACCTCGCTCTACCACGCGCTCGCCGAGCAGGGCGTGGTCGTGCACCGGGCCCGGGAGCGGCTGCGCCCGGCGCTGCTGGACGCGCCGATCGCCACGCTGCTGCGCCAGCCGGCCGGCACGCCGGTGTTCCTCAGCGACCGGGTCACGTTCGGCCTCGACGACACGCCCGTGGTGATGGACCGGGCGACGATCCTCGGCACGGTCATGGAGATCCGCGCCGAGCGCGCCGCCTCCGGCCTCTCCCTGCGCTGGCACGCCTGA
- the trpA gene encoding tryptophan synthase subunit alpha yields the protein MIFTDESTKKLVPYVTGGITGDWADCLRAYRDNGADAIEIGLPFSDPMLDGPTIQEASDRALARGATLDSILTEVRAMRAEVPLIVMTYTNLAIRPGFCARLADAGIAGLIVPDAPLDEVTPIRDAANAAGLDLIPLVAPSTRPDRLRDIAVSAQGFVYAVSVLGTTGERDRLDAGAGPLAAAVRALTELPVLIGFGVSTPEHAAAAVRDADGVVVASALMRRLLDGASPAELGAMVARFRESTRSGTGVRAPESV from the coding sequence ATGATCTTTACGGATGAATCCACCAAGAAGCTGGTGCCGTACGTGACCGGGGGCATCACCGGCGACTGGGCCGACTGCCTGCGCGCCTACCGGGACAACGGCGCGGACGCCATCGAGATCGGCCTGCCGTTCTCCGACCCGATGCTGGACGGGCCGACGATCCAGGAGGCCTCGGACCGCGCGCTGGCCCGCGGCGCCACGCTCGACTCGATCCTCACCGAGGTGCGCGCGATGCGCGCGGAGGTGCCGCTGATCGTGATGACCTACACCAACCTCGCGATCCGGCCGGGATTCTGCGCGCGGCTGGCCGACGCCGGGATCGCCGGGCTGATCGTGCCGGACGCGCCGCTCGACGAGGTCACGCCGATCCGCGACGCGGCGAACGCGGCCGGGCTCGACCTGATCCCGCTGGTCGCGCCGTCCACCCGGCCGGACCGGCTGCGGGACATCGCGGTGAGCGCGCAGGGGTTCGTCTACGCGGTGTCGGTGCTGGGTACGACGGGCGAGCGGGATCGTCTCGACGCGGGCGCGGGTCCGCTGGCCGCGGCCGTGCGCGCGCTGACCGAGCTGCCGGTGCTGATCGGCTTCGGCGTCTCCACGCCGGAGCACGCGGCCGCGGCGGTCAGGGACGCGGACGGCGTGGTGGTCGCGTCCGCGCTGATGCGCCGCCTGCTCGACGGCGCGTCCCCGGCCGAGCTGGGCGCGATGGTCGCCCGCTTCCGCGAGTCGACGCGCTCCGGGACCGGCGTGCGCGCCCCAGAATCGGTGTAG
- the trpB gene encoding tryptophan synthase subunit beta: MGVMSEPAERGRFGEFGGRFVPESLVPACQEVEAAFRDAWSDDGFRKDLDELLTVYAGRPTPVTPARRLSAELGLTLLLKREDLAHTGSHKINNVLGQALLARRMGKRRLLAETGAGQHGVAAATAAALLGLACVVFMGERDIERQAPNVRRMRMLGATLVPVGSGSRTLKDATNEAMRRWVADTAEAYYCIGSVMGPHPYPWMVREFQRVIGDEARAQVERVPDVVVACVGGGSNAAGTFAGFADTGARLVGVEAAGGAAMTNGSPGVLHGHRSMVLQDAHGQVVEASSVAAGLDYPGIGPEHAHLAAIGRAEYASAGDGEVIEAVHRLARTEGIIPALESAHALAWIVRNAGDLAGLTVLMTLSGRGDKDMEIFQ; this comes from the coding sequence ATGGGCGTGATGAGCGAGCCCGCCGAGCGTGGGCGGTTCGGTGAGTTCGGCGGCCGGTTCGTCCCGGAGAGCCTGGTCCCGGCGTGCCAGGAGGTCGAGGCCGCGTTCCGCGACGCGTGGTCCGACGACGGCTTCCGCAAGGACCTGGACGAGCTGCTCACCGTGTACGCCGGGCGGCCGACCCCGGTCACGCCGGCCCGCCGCCTCTCCGCGGAGCTGGGCCTGACGCTGCTGCTCAAGCGAGAGGATCTCGCGCACACCGGCAGCCACAAGATCAATAATGTGCTCGGGCAGGCGCTGCTCGCCCGCCGGATGGGGAAGCGGCGCCTGCTCGCCGAGACGGGCGCCGGCCAGCACGGCGTGGCCGCCGCCACCGCGGCCGCGCTGCTGGGGCTTGCGTGCGTGGTGTTCATGGGCGAGCGCGACATCGAGCGCCAGGCGCCGAACGTGCGCCGCATGCGCATGCTCGGCGCCACGCTCGTACCGGTCGGCAGCGGCAGCCGCACGCTCAAGGACGCCACGAACGAGGCGATGCGCCGGTGGGTCGCGGACACCGCGGAGGCGTACTACTGCATCGGCTCGGTGATGGGACCGCACCCGTACCCGTGGATGGTCCGGGAATTCCAGCGGGTCATCGGCGACGAGGCGCGCGCCCAGGTGGAGCGGGTGCCGGACGTGGTGGTCGCCTGCGTGGGCGGCGGGTCGAACGCGGCCGGCACGTTCGCCGGCTTCGCGGACACCGGCGCGCGGCTGGTCGGCGTGGAGGCGGCCGGCGGCGCGGCGATGACGAACGGGTCGCCGGGCGTGCTGCACGGGCACCGGTCGATGGTGCTGCAGGACGCGCACGGGCAGGTCGTCGAGGCCTCGTCGGTGGCGGCCGGGCTGGACTATCCGGGGATCGGGCCGGAGCACGCGCATCTGGCCGCGATCGGCCGGGCGGAATACGCGTCCGCCGGCGACGGCGAGGTGATCGAGGCGGTGCACCGGCTGGCCCGGACCGAGGGGATCATCCCGGCGCTGGAGTCCGCGCACGCGCTCGCCTGGATCGTGCGCAACGCCGGTGACCTGGCCGGTCTCACCGTCCTGATGACGCTCTCCGGCCGCGGCGACAAGGACATGGAGATCTTTCAATGA
- a CDS encoding TetR/AcrR family transcriptional regulator, giving the protein MTAPSLRRRVRAEMIGEIKAVARRHLAADGANLSLRAVARDMGMVSSALYRYFAGRDELLTALIIDAYDAVGAAVEAADAAVDPGDHRGRLLAIARAAREWAVAHPAEYALIFGSPVPGYTAPAETIGPASRQTTAIVGVVRDAAAAGRLAPRLPDREMPPVVRDEMAAVARLMQAELPPDTVARTMLAWVQIYGLISFDLFGHFLNSVFDRAAFFDHQVNTAADLIGLP; this is encoded by the coding sequence ATGACCGCACCGTCGCTGCGCCGGCGCGTCCGCGCCGAGATGATCGGCGAGATCAAGGCCGTCGCCCGTCGCCACCTCGCCGCGGACGGCGCGAACCTCTCGCTGCGCGCGGTCGCCCGCGACATGGGCATGGTGTCGTCCGCGCTGTACCGGTACTTCGCCGGCCGGGACGAGCTGCTCACCGCACTGATCATCGACGCGTACGACGCGGTCGGCGCCGCGGTGGAGGCCGCGGACGCCGCCGTGGACCCCGGCGACCACCGGGGCCGGCTGCTCGCGATCGCGCGGGCGGCACGGGAGTGGGCGGTGGCCCACCCTGCGGAGTACGCGTTGATCTTCGGCAGCCCGGTCCCCGGCTACACCGCGCCGGCGGAGACGATCGGCCCGGCCAGCCGGCAGACGACCGCGATCGTCGGCGTCGTCCGGGACGCGGCCGCGGCCGGGCGGCTCGCGCCACGGCTCCCGGACCGGGAGATGCCGCCGGTCGTGCGCGACGAGATGGCCGCGGTCGCACGGCTGATGCAGGCCGAGCTCCCGCCGGACACGGTGGCCCGGACGATGCTGGCCTGGGTGCAGATCTACGGCCTGATCAGCTTCGACCTGTTCGGCCACTTCCTCAACAGCGTCTTCGACCGGGCCGCGTTCTTCGACCACCAGGTGAACACGGCCGCCGACCTGATCGGCCTCCCCTGA
- a CDS encoding rhomboid family intramembrane serine protease, producing MSNYADQEAAGRFGTDAFYASIGRAFVAMCAVVPLLFVIEALDVFLRLGLDYSLGILPYDVSGLDGIVFAHFLHADWDHLYGNSIPLILLGTFVLAAGGKRFIWATAFIMAVSGVGVWFTGSPDTVVVGASGVIFGYLGLLFTRGIVERSWWNLGVVLLIGLLYGWSLLGILPTTSTVSWQGHLFGLLGGAIAAILFRRRRIVPAGAYDLD from the coding sequence GTGAGCAACTACGCGGACCAGGAAGCGGCCGGCCGCTTCGGCACCGACGCGTTCTACGCCTCGATCGGCCGGGCGTTCGTGGCGATGTGCGCGGTCGTCCCGCTGCTCTTCGTCATCGAGGCGCTCGACGTCTTCCTGCGGCTCGGCCTGGACTACTCGCTGGGCATCCTGCCGTACGACGTGTCCGGCCTGGACGGCATCGTCTTCGCCCACTTCCTGCACGCGGACTGGGACCACCTCTACGGCAACAGCATCCCGCTGATCCTGCTCGGCACGTTCGTGCTGGCCGCGGGCGGTAAGCGGTTCATCTGGGCGACCGCGTTCATCATGGCGGTCTCCGGGGTCGGCGTCTGGTTCACCGGCAGCCCGGACACCGTGGTGGTCGGCGCGAGCGGCGTCATCTTCGGCTACCTCGGGCTGCTGTTCACCCGCGGCATCGTGGAGCGCAGCTGGTGGAACCTCGGCGTGGTGCTGCTGATCGGCCTGCTCTACGGCTGGTCGCTGCTCGGCATCCTGCCCACCACCAGCACGGTCTCCTGGCAGGGGCACCTGTTCGGCCTGCTCGGTGGCGCGATCGCGGCGATCCTGTTCCGCCGGCGGCGCATCGTGCCCGCCGGCGCCTACGACCTGGACTGA
- a CDS encoding serine protease, giving the protein MPHSTSKTLRRYGWERALAVPSLLLALFLPAAALPAPAAAGRHDLEVVGGDLARTGQFPWVVRVSGGCAGTLVAARVVLTAAHCAAGLPVDGIAVTADTVDLDDRRAREARVVRAVMAPGYKQVTEGDDWALLQLDRKLSLPTIAVNDAPALDTGTFTVIGWGATGEDRVQERKLRYVEVPLVADHTCVGAYRPAGYTYRPDEMLCAGYVDDGRRDACYGDSGGPLVRRDSYGAWLQIGVVSWGIGCARPGLPGVYTQLSTHARDLREALARLR; this is encoded by the coding sequence ATGCCGCACAGCACAAGCAAGACCCTTCGCCGGTACGGGTGGGAGCGCGCGCTCGCCGTACCCTCGCTGCTTCTCGCTCTGTTCCTGCCGGCGGCGGCCCTCCCGGCACCGGCCGCGGCCGGGCGCCACGACCTTGAGGTGGTCGGCGGTGACCTGGCCCGTACCGGTCAGTTCCCGTGGGTCGTCCGGGTCTCCGGCGGATGCGCCGGCACGCTGGTCGCGGCGCGAGTGGTGCTGACCGCCGCGCACTGCGCCGCCGGCCTGCCGGTCGACGGGATCGCGGTCACGGCGGACACGGTCGACCTGGACGACAGGAGGGCCCGCGAGGCCCGCGTCGTCCGCGCGGTGATGGCGCCCGGCTACAAACAGGTGACCGAGGGCGACGACTGGGCGCTGTTGCAACTCGACCGGAAGCTGAGCCTGCCGACGATCGCGGTGAACGACGCCCCGGCGCTCGACACGGGCACGTTCACCGTGATCGGCTGGGGCGCCACCGGCGAGGACCGGGTACAGGAGCGCAAACTGCGATACGTCGAGGTGCCGCTGGTCGCGGACCACACGTGCGTGGGCGCGTACCGCCCGGCCGGCTACACGTACCGGCCGGACGAGATGCTCTGCGCCGGGTACGTCGACGACGGCCGGCGGGACGCCTGCTACGGCGACTCGGGCGGGCCGCTGGTCCGGCGCGACTCCTACGGCGCCTGGCTGCAGATCGGCGTGGTGAGCTGGGGCATCGGCTGCGCCCGGCCGGGACTGCCCGGCGTTTACACGCAGCTGTCGACGCACGCACGTGACCTGCGCGAGGCCCTGGCCCGGCTGCGCTGA
- a CDS encoding lytic transglycosylase domain-containing protein: protein MSPLWSRYGVRSASVALLLSGVAGGVYLSQDREIQQQSVSAQAEFDATLAEEQYIKDRHAEYTKVHAKEAESERLAVEKAAETAQAAAKRAAAAEESASRKAEREKAEKEAKEAEEREKAEEEAAAGDDSAGSDPAPFAGPIPESCGEYSGNRATGCAIMLDSGFGIDQFPCLDKLWTKESGWNHQAQNPSSGAYGIPQSLPGGKMASAGSDWETNPATQITWGLGYIKGRYGTPCEAWAHSQSVGWY, encoded by the coding sequence GTGAGTCCGCTGTGGAGCCGTTACGGTGTCCGCTCGGCGTCCGTCGCCCTCCTGCTCTCCGGAGTGGCCGGTGGTGTGTACCTGAGCCAGGACCGTGAGATTCAACAGCAGAGCGTCTCCGCACAGGCCGAGTTCGATGCCACGCTCGCGGAAGAGCAGTACATCAAGGATCGGCACGCCGAGTACACCAAGGTGCACGCCAAGGAGGCCGAGTCCGAGCGGCTCGCCGTCGAGAAGGCCGCCGAGACCGCCCAGGCCGCAGCCAAGCGCGCCGCCGCCGCCGAGGAGTCCGCCAGCCGCAAGGCCGAGCGGGAGAAGGCGGAGAAGGAGGCGAAGGAGGCCGAGGAGCGGGAGAAGGCCGAGGAGGAGGCCGCCGCGGGCGACGACAGCGCGGGCTCGGACCCGGCGCCGTTCGCCGGCCCGATCCCCGAGTCCTGCGGTGAGTACAGCGGCAACCGCGCCACCGGCTGCGCGATCATGCTGGACTCCGGCTTCGGCATCGACCAGTTCCCCTGCCTGGACAAGCTGTGGACGAAGGAATCCGGCTGGAACCACCAGGCGCAGAATCCGAGTTCCGGCGCGTACGGCATCCCGCAGTCCCTGCCGGGCGGCAAGATGGCCTCCGCGGGCAGCGACTGGGAGACCAACCCGGCCACCCAGATCACCTGGGGCCTCGGCTACATCAAGGGCCGCTACGGCACGCCCTGTGAGGCCTGGGCGCACTCGCAGAGCGTCGGCTGGTACTAG